A window of Cyclopterus lumpus isolate fCycLum1 chromosome 14, fCycLum1.pri, whole genome shotgun sequence contains these coding sequences:
- the LOC117742619 gene encoding ras-related protein Rab-39B-like, whose amino-acid sequence METIWLYQFRLIVIGDSTVGKSCLIRRFTEGRFAQVSDPTVGVDFFSRLVEIEPGKRIKLQIWDTAGQERFRSITRAYYRNSVGGLLLFDITNRRSFQNVHNWLEEAQSHVQPHNIVFLLVGHKCDLEVQRQVTQQEAEKLAGAYRMRYVETSARESINVEKAFVDLTKDIFELVRSGDITIQDGWEGVKSGLVPNTVHSSEEVTKGSRQCFC is encoded by the exons ATGGAGACGATATGGCTTTATCAGTTCCGTCTGATCGTCATCGGAGACTCCACGGTTGGCAAGTCGTGTCTGATCCGGAGGTTCACTGAGGGACGCTTCGCCCAGGTGTCAGACCCAACGGTGGGGGTGGACTTCTTCTCTCGCCTGGTGGAGATCGAGCCGGGCAAGAGAATCAAACTACAGATCTGGGACACTGCGGGGCAGGAGAGGTTCAG gtCCATCACCAGAGCCTACTACCGTAACTCAGTGGGAGGGCTCTTACTCTTCGACATCACAAACCGCCGTTCCTTCCAGAACGTCCACAACTGGCTGGAAGAGGCCCAGAGCCACGTCCAGCCGCACAACATCGTCTTCCTGCTGGTCGGTCACAAGTGTGACCTGGAGGTCCAGCGTCAGGTGACCCAGCAGGAGGCCGAGAAGCTGGCGGGGGCCTACCGGATGCGTTACGTGGAGACATCGGCACGAGAATCCATCAACGTGGAGAAG GCATTTGTAGATCTGACGAAGGACATCTTTGAGCTGGTACGGAGCGGGGACATTACGATCCAGGATGGCTGGGAGGGCGTCAAGAGTGGATTGGTTCCTAACACCGTCCATTCCTCCGAGGAGGTCACCAAGGGCAGCCGGCAGTGCTTCTGCTGA